One Methanobrevibacter sp. DNA segment encodes these proteins:
- a CDS encoding metallophosphoesterase: MTKILAISDIHGEENENLYTYLNNNEDIDLVIILGDITDFGPLDFVGPFIEKIAECGVDVIAIPGNCDPKGICNAINEVSFCLHNNIIAYGDAILFGYGGSNETPFNTPGEIQDNKIYGDVYELLANYDYVYNENVPKVKILVTHAPPFNTEADKLESGDHVGSQGILKSIHEFEPQINICGHIHEAKSLSKIGITTDVANPGMLKDNGAVLIDVIDGSNYDISLISLDE, from the coding sequence ATGACTAAAATTTTAGCAATAAGTGATATTCACGGTGAAGAAAACGAAAATTTATACACTTATTTAAATAATAATGAGGATATTGATTTAGTTATAATTCTAGGAGATATTACTGATTTCGGACCTTTAGACTTTGTAGGCCCTTTCATTGAAAAAATTGCAGAATGCGGTGTAGATGTAATAGCTATCCCTGGTAATTGTGACCCTAAAGGTATTTGTAATGCTATTAATGAAGTTTCTTTCTGTTTACATAACAATATTATTGCATACGGTGATGCAATTCTATTCGGATACGGCGGATCAAATGAAACTCCGTTCAACACTCCTGGTGAAATACAGGACAATAAGATTTACGGGGATGTTTATGAATTATTAGCTAATTATGATTATGTCTATAATGAAAATGTTCCTAAGGTAAAAATATTAGTTACTCACGCCCCTCCATTCAATACTGAAGCAGATAAACTTGAAAGCGGAGACCACGTGGGCAGTCAGGGAATTTTAAAATCCATTCATGAATTTGAACCTCAAATTAATATTTGCGGCCATATTCACGAAGCTAAATCTCTCAGTAAAATTGGAATTACTACTGATGTAGCAAATCCAGGTATGCTTAAAGATAATGGAGCTGTCTTGATTGATGTTATAGACGGTTCTAACTATGATATAAGTTTAATTTCTTTAGATGAGTAA
- a CDS encoding DUF2096 domain-containing protein — translation MSLPSEQNWLVLDHLLKDLHKRGYEVPKGINPEMGLIRSTISSYKRDPSHPDLINGLANAEMSLNNIQATLITIAEEEGEEYVDHWLDLLKQVMQGKEVFEFADSRSKFLVNTPPGLTTGRINLLKPLAEERVQEIAEWNGLIIEFDDDVTIELHGDKPDLQVGLKEMGSFFLEQKGD, via the coding sequence ATGAGCTTACCATCAGAGCAAAATTGGTTAGTTCTGGACCATCTCCTTAAAGATTTACATAAAAGAGGATATGAGGTTCCAAAAGGAATTAACCCTGAGATGGGATTAATTAGATCAACTATCAGTTCTTATAAAAGAGATCCTTCCCATCCTGATTTGATTAATGGTTTAGCTAATGCAGAAATGTCTTTAAATAATATTCAGGCAACTCTTATAACTATCGCTGAAGAGGAAGGGGAAGAATATGTTGATCATTGGCTTGATTTATTAAAACAGGTCATGCAAGGTAAAGAAGTTTTTGAATTTGCAGACTCCCGTTCCAAATTTTTGGTCAATACTCCCCCTGGTTTAACTACTGGTAGAATTAATCTTTTAAAACCTTTAGCTGAAGAAAGAGTTCAAGAAATTGCAGAATGGAATGGCCTTATTATTGAATTTGATGATGATGTAACAATTGAATTACATGGAGATAAACCTGACTTACAAGTAGGTTTGAAAGAAATGGGGTCTTTCTTTTTAGAACAAAAAGGTGATTAA
- a CDS encoding DUF749 domain-containing protein, protein MFVATLDGIFKYADLPEEYEPYVQFKATIDKRELKPSDELAILNIAGTSTHHVLFLDSYTSTSEIEQELKDADAKINHTTLKIIGGHL, encoded by the coding sequence ATGTTTGTCGCAACATTGGACGGTATTTTTAAATATGCAGACCTTCCAGAAGAATATGAACCATATGTACAATTTAAAGCAACTATTGATAAAAGAGAACTCAAACCAAGTGATGAATTAGCAATTTTAAATATTGCAGGAACTTCCACTCATCACGTATTATTCTTAGATTCTTACACTAGCACTAGTGAAATCGAACAAGAATTAAAAGATGCTGATGCAAAAATCAATCATACTACTTTAAAAATTATAGGTGGACATTTATGA
- the hdrB gene encoding CoB--CoM heterodisulfide reductase subunit B, with protein sequence MEIAYFLGCIMNNRYPGVEKATRKLFEALDIELKDMEGASCCPAPGVFGSFDEETWATIAARNLTLAEDMGADIMTECNGCFGSLFECNHMLKEDEEKKAEINKNLAEIGREYKGTINVKHFAQILRDDVGYEKLASLIEKPLNLNVAVHYGCHFLKPTKTIGIEDQAENPSILDDLVEITGAKSVDYKDKMMCCGAGGGLRSRDLDVTTSFTKEKLDHMTEAGVDAIVNVCPFCHLQFDQGQTEVNEKYGTDFALPVFHLAQLYGLAMGLSAEELTFDAQKIDATPAIKKALGE encoded by the coding sequence ATGGAAATTGCATACTTCTTAGGTTGTATTATGAACAACCGTTATCCTGGTGTAGAAAAAGCTACCAGAAAATTATTTGAAGCTTTAGATATTGAATTAAAAGATATGGAAGGAGCATCTTGTTGTCCTGCTCCTGGTGTATTTGGTTCTTTTGATGAAGAAACCTGGGCTACTATTGCAGCTCGTAACTTAACTCTTGCTGAAGACATGGGTGCAGACATCATGACCGAATGTAACGGATGTTTCGGTTCCTTATTCGAATGTAACCACATGTTAAAAGAAGACGAAGAGAAAAAAGCTGAAATTAACAAAAACTTAGCTGAAATCGGCAGAGAATACAAAGGTACTATTAACGTAAAACACTTCGCTCAAATTTTAAGAGACGACGTTGGTTACGAAAAATTAGCTTCATTAATCGAAAAACCTTTAAACTTAAATGTTGCAGTTCACTACGGTTGCCACTTCTTAAAACCAACTAAAACTATTGGTATTGAAGATCAAGCTGAAAACCCATCTATTTTAGATGACCTTGTAGAAATCACTGGTGCTAAATCAGTTGACTACAAAGACAAAATGATGTGCTGTGGTGCTGGTGGAGGTTTAAGATCCAGAGATTTAGATGTAACTACTAGTTTCACTAAAGAAAAACTCGACCACATGACCGAAGCTGGCGTAGATGCTATTGTTAACGTATGTCCATTCTGTCACTTACAATTTGACCAAGGTCAAACTGAAGTAAACGAAAAATACGGTACTGACTTTGCATTACCTGTATTCCACTTAGCTCAATTATACGGATTAGCTATGGGATTATCAGCTGAAGAATTAACCTTTGATGCTCAAAAAATTGATGCAACTCCTGCTATCAAAAAAGCATTAGGTGAATAA
- the hdrC gene encoding CoB--CoM heterodisulfide reductase subunit C: MSIINRLKSLFGENDKEVKDISNDVSNTSDDVKSTSSQNLNDGIVTGTKTTESISVKSEDDKKSLTFKKDVETLVEEKVAETTEAEEIVEEVPEEVEAVEEPVEAEEAEEVPEEVEAIEEPEEVVEEDVEEVKEDSNKNDKERDNMTLLTDKELLNDSNRDPDFTAEFIDAGIETVKHCFQCGTCSGSCPSGRRTPYKVRQIVRKCLLGLKEEVITDDALWMCTTCYTCQERCLRSVKIVEIIKKARNIAAHAGYMAKPHKMTGVFVMNTGHGVPINDATKALRAKIGLSEIPPTTHAYPEALAEVQKICKITGFDELIGYDEATGGLKE, encoded by the coding sequence ATGTCTATAATAAATCGTTTAAAATCTCTATTCGGAGAAAATGATAAAGAAGTAAAAGACATCAGTAATGATGTATCAAACACATCTGATGATGTCAAAAGTACATCTTCACAAAATCTAAATGACGGTATCGTTACTGGAACTAAAACAACTGAATCAATTTCAGTTAAGTCCGAAGACGATAAAAAAAGTTTAACTTTTAAAAAGGATGTCGAAACTTTAGTTGAAGAAAAAGTTGCTGAAACTACTGAAGCTGAAGAAATTGTGGAAGAAGTTCCTGAGGAAGTTGAAGCTGTTGAGGAACCTGTTGAAGCTGAGGAAGCTGAAGAAGTTCCTGAGGAAGTTGAAGCTATTGAGGAACCAGAAGAAGTAGTTGAAGAAGACGTCGAAGAAGTTAAAGAAGATTCAAACAAAAATGATAAAGAGAGAGATAATATGACTTTATTGACTGATAAAGAATTATTAAATGATAGTAACCGTGATCCAGATTTCACTGCTGAATTTATTGACGCAGGTATTGAAACTGTTAAACACTGTTTCCAATGTGGTACCTGTAGTGGTAGTTGTCCATCTGGAAGAAGAACTCCATACAAAGTAAGACAAATCGTCAGAAAATGTTTATTAGGATTAAAAGAAGAAGTTATCACTGACGACGCTTTATGGATGTGTACTACTTGTTACACTTGTCAAGAAAGATGTCTTAGAAGTGTAAAAATCGTAGAAATTATCAAAAAAGCACGTAACATTGCAGCTCATGCAGGTTACATGGCAAAACCTCACAAAATGACTGGTGTATTTGTAATGAACACCGGACACGGTGTACCAATCAACGATGCTACCAAAGCATTAAGAGCAAAAATTGGTCTTTCAGAAATACCACCAACAACCCATGCTTATCCAGAAGCATTAGCTGAAGTACAAAAAATATGTAAAATCACTGGTTTCGATGAATTAATTGGTTACGACGAAGCAACCGGCGGATTAAAAGAATAA
- a CDS encoding archaeosine tRNA-ribosyltransferase has translation MIKKFEIKSHDGPGRIGKTDGKLTPRIFYKDELNIAPNEGSAYNVDREIAEFNVKETLKLAKENVDTCDIAVIQGSKYLDLRIKCLKKLEEIGYNGFIIANGDALLTNPRDLVELIVNLKKEAKKSSYFIYSFAELSFMPILTYMGIDGFLSDSTNYYSHLNVLQTPTKSYDLNSYPIYEDITQEELENKNIENMEFVIKEIHAHMKNKSLRNLVEERSGTTPQNISTLKILDRTCMDYLLEFTQLF, from the coding sequence ATGATAAAAAAATTTGAAATAAAATCCCATGACGGACCTGGAAGAATAGGAAAAACAGACGGTAAACTCACCCCAAGAATATTTTATAAAGACGAATTGAATATAGCTCCAAATGAAGGGTCTGCATATAATGTCGATAGGGAAATTGCAGAATTCAACGTTAAAGAAACATTAAAGCTTGCAAAAGAAAATGTGGACACATGCGATATCGCAGTCATTCAGGGATCCAAATACCTGGATTTAAGAATCAAATGTCTAAAAAAATTGGAAGAAATCGGATACAACGGATTCATTATAGCAAACGGAGATGCATTATTAACAAATCCAAGAGATCTTGTTGAGCTAATCGTCAATCTTAAAAAAGAGGCCAAAAAAAGCAGTTATTTCATTTATTCATTTGCGGAATTATCATTTATGCCTATTTTAACATATATGGGAATAGACGGATTTTTATCAGATTCCACAAATTATTACAGCCACCTTAATGTTTTACAAACTCCAACAAAATCCTACGATTTAAACAGCTATCCTATTTATGAAGACATCACCCAGGAAGAACTGGAAAATAAAAATATTGAAAATATGGAATTTGTAATCAAGGAGATTCATGCACACATGAAAAATAAGTCATTGAGAAACCTTGTAGAGGAACGCTCTGGAACTACTCCGCAAAACATCTCAACATTAAAAATATTGGACAGAACCTGCATGGATTACTTGCTGGAATTTACACAGTTATTTTAA
- the dph5 gene encoding diphthine synthase produces the protein MFYLVGLGLFDEKDISLKGLECLKNVDKIYAEFFTSRLFGSSFEAIEELIGKEIEVLVRNEVEEEHKFIEEAKSLDVALITGGDPLIATTHSDFLVQCSKKGIDYEVIHGSSILSSAPAISGLQGYKFGKVTTIPFPDYNFYPKSPYEAIEENLKMDLHTLVLLDIQAHKDRYMTVNQGLEYLMNIKDNLDHEGLIDEDTLAMGIARVGSKDVCVKAGKIKQLIDFDFGGPLHCIVIPSKLHIVEAEYLVEIAGADPSILDDV, from the coding sequence ATGTTTTATTTAGTGGGTTTAGGATTATTTGATGAGAAAGATATATCTCTTAAAGGTTTAGAATGTTTAAAAAATGTTGATAAAATTTATGCTGAGTTTTTTACTTCAAGATTATTCGGGTCCAGTTTTGAAGCTATTGAAGAATTGATCGGTAAGGAAATTGAAGTTTTGGTTAGAAATGAAGTTGAAGAAGAACATAAATTTATCGAAGAGGCAAAAAGCTTAGATGTTGCTTTGATTACCGGGGGCGATCCTTTGATTGCAACAACTCATAGTGATTTTTTAGTGCAGTGCTCTAAGAAGGGAATTGATTATGAGGTTATTCACGGCTCCTCAATTTTATCTTCAGCACCTGCAATTTCAGGTCTTCAGGGATATAAATTCGGTAAGGTAACAACCATTCCTTTCCCGGACTATAATTTTTATCCGAAATCCCCTTATGAAGCCATTGAAGAAAATCTTAAAATGGATTTGCATACTTTAGTTTTACTGGATATTCAAGCTCATAAGGACCGTTATATGACTGTCAATCAGGGTTTGGAATATCTTATGAACATTAAGGATAATCTTGACCATGAAGGTTTGATTGATGAAGACACATTGGCAATGGGAATTGCCCGTGTCGGTTCCAAGGATGTTTGTGTCAAGGCGGGTAAAATTAAGCAGTTGATTGATTTTGATTTCGGCGGACCTCTTCACTGTATTGTAATTCCGTCCAAGCTTCACATTGTCGAAGCAGAATATTTGGTAGAAATTGCCGGAGCGGACCCAAGCATTCTTGATGATGTTTAA
- a CDS encoding class I SAM-dependent methyltransferase family protein, translated as MKCVKVPLKQLNDTRLKLMEIGQMNMDYKIKAADDYGYIPLNGDVEGYEIVDIELEPMKKVPHNFSEILKDELTPEEIENLRTSFDTIGDIVILEIPDDLLSKKQIIGEAALKFTKKQAIYMKNSAIKGTIRIRDLEFLAGTDDSITIHKEHGVRLKLDVKEVYFSPRLATERIRVSNSVKDGEKILDMFCGIGPFPILIAKNHDVDITAVDINEAAIKYLNENIKLNKLKGTVKTYCGDVRQVSESFNCKFDRIIMNLPGLAYTFLDVAVNLIEDGGIINYYEFSDSYEQGIKRLTHAVSKAGKEVEIINTRKVKSTSPGEWHVAIDGKVKG; from the coding sequence ATGAAATGCGTAAAAGTTCCATTAAAACAATTAAATGACACCCGTTTAAAACTAATGGAAATCGGTCAAATGAATATGGACTATAAAATTAAAGCAGCTGATGATTACGGTTATATTCCATTAAATGGAGATGTCGAGGGTTATGAAATTGTAGATATTGAATTAGAACCTATGAAAAAAGTTCCCCACAATTTTTCTGAAATACTTAAAGATGAGTTAACACCTGAGGAAATAGAAAATTTAAGAACATCCTTTGATACAATTGGAGACATTGTTATTTTAGAGATTCCTGATGATTTATTATCCAAAAAACAAATAATAGGTGAAGCCGCACTTAAATTCACTAAAAAACAAGCCATTTACATGAAAAATAGTGCAATTAAAGGAACAATACGCATTAGAGATTTGGAATTTTTAGCGGGAACAGATGATTCAATAACCATTCACAAGGAACATGGAGTAAGGCTGAAATTGGACGTTAAAGAAGTATACTTTTCACCAAGACTTGCAACCGAAAGAATTCGTGTAAGCAATAGCGTAAAAGATGGTGAAAAAATACTTGACATGTTCTGTGGAATCGGACCATTTCCTATTTTAATAGCTAAAAATCATGATGTGGACATAACAGCAGTTGACATTAATGAAGCCGCAATAAAATATTTAAATGAAAATATCAAACTTAACAAATTAAAAGGTACTGTCAAAACATATTGTGGTGATGTGAGACAGGTCAGCGAATCATTTAATTGCAAGTTCGACAGGATTATCATGAACCTTCCAGGTCTTGCATACACTTTCCTTGATGTTGCTGTTAATTTAATTGAAGATGGTGGAATAATTAATTATTATGAGTTCTCAGATTCATATGAACAGGGAATAAAACGATTAACTCATGCAGTTAGTAAAGCCGGAAAAGAAGTTGAAATTATAAACACCCGTAAAGTTAAATCAACATCCCCCGGAGAGTGGCATGTTGCAATCGACGGAAAAGTCAAAGGCTAA
- the mtnA gene encoding S-methyl-5-thioribose-1-phosphate isomerase: MKTLEWEDNKLKLIDQRKLPDELTYVWCDNYRDVIVAIKNMTVRGAPAIGVAAGFAMALADLEGVDLQMAAKEVKAARPTAVNLFWAVDRVLNSNEDALSEALKMYEEDMATNRAIGKYGAEIIDDGDTVLTHCNAGALACVDYGTALGVFRAARDAGKNINVICDETRPRGQGASLSVWEMQQENIPVKLIPDVASGYLMSQGMIDKVVIGADRIAKGGVVNKVGSFMVALAAKHHDIPFYVAAPYSTFDNEISIFDTVIEERDGDEVRYYGGARICPEGTEVINPAFDITPKELITGIITEKGIIDPI; this comes from the coding sequence ATGAAAACACTTGAATGGGAAGATAATAAACTAAAACTTATTGACCAAAGAAAACTTCCCGATGAGTTAACCTATGTTTGGTGTGATAATTATCGGGACGTTATTGTAGCAATTAAAAATATGACTGTTCGAGGCGCTCCGGCTATTGGTGTGGCTGCAGGTTTTGCAATGGCACTTGCTGATTTGGAAGGTGTTGATTTACAAATGGCGGCCAAAGAAGTTAAAGCTGCAAGACCAACAGCTGTGAACTTATTCTGGGCTGTTGATAGAGTATTGAACAGCAATGAAGATGCTCTCAGTGAAGCTTTAAAAATGTATGAAGAGGATATGGCCACCAATAGAGCTATTGGAAAGTACGGTGCCGAAATAATTGATGATGGTGACACAGTTTTAACTCATTGCAATGCTGGTGCTTTGGCCTGTGTTGATTATGGAACTGCATTGGGTGTTTTTAGAGCAGCAAGGGATGCTGGAAAGAACATTAATGTAATATGTGATGAAACCCGTCCACGTGGACAGGGTGCAAGCTTAAGTGTTTGGGAAATGCAGCAGGAAAACATTCCGGTTAAGTTAATACCTGATGTTGCATCAGGATACTTGATGTCTCAGGGAATGATTGATAAAGTTGTCATTGGTGCAGATAGGATTGCAAAAGGTGGTGTTGTTAACAAAGTTGGATCATTTATGGTCGCTCTTGCAGCAAAGCATCATGATATTCCATTTTATGTGGCTGCTCCGTATTCTACTTTTGATAATGAAATATCAATTTTTGATACTGTTATTGAAGAACGTGACGGTGATGAAGTAAGATACTATGGTGGAGCTAGAATTTGTCCTGAAGGAACAGAGGTTATAAATCCTGCATTTGATATAACTCCAAAGGAGTTAATTACCGGAATTATTACTGAAAAAGGAATAATTGACCCAATCTAA
- a CDS encoding manganese-dependent inorganic pyrophosphatase: MVKTYVFGHKSPDSDTITSSIVMANLEKELGNSEAQAYRLGNINKETEFILNYLDIEAPELLESIEDGANVILVDHNSPAESIDNLENVNILKIVDHHKLALETSYPLFLRFEPVGCTETILCKLYEENGVEITKEIATLMLSAIISDTLLLKSPTTTDDDIKAVEKLAKIAEVDAEEYGLEMLKAGTDLSSFTIEEILALDAKQIDFKDVKSIVNQVNTADISDVMAMKDDLEAGIEKIIEDEELDLFMLLITDIVNSNSQVIVLGKDSGLVEKAYGVKLEDNTALLEGVVSRKKQVVPIMTENA; the protein is encoded by the coding sequence ATGGTTAAAACTTATGTTTTTGGACATAAAAGTCCTGATAGTGATACTATAACATCAAGTATTGTTATGGCTAATTTAGAAAAAGAATTAGGAAATTCTGAAGCTCAAGCTTACAGATTAGGAAATATTAATAAAGAAACTGAATTCATTTTAAATTATTTAGATATTGAAGCACCTGAACTTTTAGAAAGTATTGAAGATGGTGCAAACGTTATTTTGGTAGATCACAATTCTCCTGCAGAATCCATAGACAATTTAGAAAATGTAAATATTTTAAAAATTGTTGACCATCATAAATTAGCTTTGGAAACTTCTTATCCTTTATTTTTAAGGTTTGAACCGGTAGGTTGTACCGAAACTATTTTATGCAAATTATATGAAGAAAATGGTGTTGAAATTACAAAAGAAATAGCTACCTTAATGCTGTCAGCTATTATATCTGACACTTTACTTTTAAAATCTCCAACAACAACTGATGATGATATTAAAGCTGTTGAAAAACTTGCTAAAATCGCTGAAGTTGATGCTGAAGAATACGGTTTAGAAATGCTTAAAGCCGGAACTGATTTAAGCAGTTTCACTATTGAAGAAATTTTAGCATTAGATGCAAAACAAATTGACTTTAAAGATGTAAAATCAATTGTCAACCAGGTAAATACCGCAGATATTTCTGATGTAATGGCAATGAAAGATGATTTGGAAGCAGGAATCGAAAAAATTATCGAAGACGAAGAATTAGATTTGTTCATGTTATTGATAACTGACATTGTAAACAGTAATTCCCAAGTTATTGTTTTAGGTAAAGATTCTGGTCTTGTTGAAAAAGCATACGGCGTAAAATTAGAAGATAACACTGCATTGCTTGAAGGTGTTGTCTCCCGTAAAAAACAAGTAGTGCCAATCATGACAGAAAATGCATGA
- a CDS encoding radical SAM protein, which translates to MAEHKGSRFAHITKAHPCFNEKMHDKVGRAHVPVAPKCNIFCNFCTRDINNEEDRPGVASCVMDADAAIKHVNDVTAEGPISVVGVAGPGDSLANEETFKFFEKLAEEQPDLIKCMSTNGLLLPKYADRLAELGVNSVTVTINAIDPDIAVDIYSFIKYEGKIYKGYDAVKILIKNQLDGVEKAAANGIVVKVNSVLIPGLNDEHIVEIAKEVKKRGASLMNILPLIPLAKMKHYSRPDCSMMESVREQVEEIIPVFRACTQCRADAYGIPGKKSEDHHLGMTPQSHY; encoded by the coding sequence ATGGCTGAACATAAAGGCTCAAGATTTGCACATATAACAAAAGCACATCCATGTTTTAATGAAAAAATGCATGATAAAGTCGGTAGAGCACACGTGCCTGTTGCACCTAAATGTAACATCTTTTGTAACTTTTGTACAAGGGACATTAACAATGAAGAGGACAGGCCAGGTGTGGCAAGTTGTGTAATGGATGCCGATGCTGCAATTAAACATGTTAATGATGTAACTGCAGAAGGTCCTATTTCTGTTGTTGGAGTTGCAGGACCTGGTGACTCCCTTGCTAATGAAGAAACATTCAAGTTCTTTGAAAAATTAGCAGAGGAACAGCCTGATTTAATTAAATGTATGAGTACAAATGGACTTTTACTTCCAAAATATGCAGATAGACTTGCAGAACTCGGAGTAAATTCTGTTACTGTAACAATAAATGCAATTGACCCAGATATTGCAGTAGATATTTATTCATTCATTAAATATGAAGGAAAAATCTACAAAGGATATGATGCAGTAAAAATATTAATTAAAAACCAGTTAGACGGTGTTGAAAAAGCAGCTGCAAACGGTATAGTAGTTAAAGTTAACTCAGTATTAATTCCGGGACTTAATGATGAACACATTGTTGAAATCGCTAAAGAGGTTAAAAAAAGAGGCGCTTCTTTAATGAACATTTTGCCGTTAATTCCTTTAGCTAAAATGAAACATTATTCCCGTCCGGACTGTTCAATGATGGAAAGTGTCAGAGAACAAGTGGAAGAAATCATACCTGTATTTAGAGCATGCACTCAATGCAGAGCAGATGCTTACGGAATACCTGGTAAAAAAAGCGAAGATCATCATTTAGGAATGACTCCACAAAGTCATTACTAA
- a CDS encoding methanogenesis marker 17 protein, with product MLVECYDERGAEVYEIIIKQIFQDLVLGAAVDDLRAYVNPDDPVFILAIKMKKTSRVVTFEDVANLSYVKENDVTRIIVDNENYLPNILKQLWKRFSREEIYQPNRYQLEIDGDHVDLKTLVIDDPHSNLQRRIYDAIFRILPEGFKIIKDMSTENIVTVVATDELIADAWIEKAKEYISELEN from the coding sequence ATGTTAGTAGAATGCTACGATGAAAGAGGTGCAGAAGTTTATGAAATCATCATTAAACAGATATTTCAGGATTTGGTTCTTGGAGCTGCTGTAGATGATTTAAGAGCTTATGTCAATCCTGATGATCCTGTATTTATCTTAGCTATTAAAATGAAAAAAACTTCAAGGGTAGTTACTTTTGAAGATGTTGCCAATCTTAGCTATGTTAAAGAGAATGATGTTACTCGTATAATTGTTGATAATGAAAATTATCTTCCGAATATCTTAAAACAGCTTTGGAAAAGATTTTCAAGGGAAGAGATTTATCAGCCTAATAGGTATCAACTTGAAATTGATGGTGACCATGTTGATTTAAAAACTTTAGTAATTGATGACCCTCACTCCAATCTGCAAAGAAGAATATATGATGCAATATTCAGGATATTGCCTGAAGGATTTAAAATTATTAAGGACATGTCCACTGAAAATATTGTTACTGTAGTGGCAACTGATGAATTAATTGCTGATGCATGGATTGAAAAAGCTAAGGAATATATATCTGAGTTGGAAAATTAA
- a CDS encoding methanogenesis marker 15 protein: protein MVKIALVSCGTEYSGIQKEIEKAANKFGAEIILPEIDLDYIDESYEKFGFSAQSSSLKLMIARAMAIVEGRCKPDAVFIATCFRCAEAALVRNEVRRFIQNNTRIPVVTYSFTERTKADELFIRMEALATTVTRRSILAREKQEGLTLGLDSGSTTTKAVLMENNQVIGTGWTSTKDIIESAKTAAAEAFGQTDYGWDDLDGIGTTGYGRFTMGQEFGAELIQEELSVNAKGAVYLADCQKGEATVLDIGGMDNKVITVNNGIPDNFTMGGICAGASGRFLDMTSRRLDVDITELGPLAVQGDWRKAMLNSYCIVFGIQDLVTTLAAGGSKADVAAAACHSVSEQVYEQQLQEIDIREPLIQVGGTSLISGLVEAVSETLGGIEVIVPEYSQHIGAVGAALLVSGMGHRQDNK, encoded by the coding sequence ATGGTTAAAATTGCTTTAGTTTCATGCGGAACAGAATATAGTGGAATTCAAAAGGAAATTGAAAAAGCAGCAAACAAGTTCGGTGCTGAAATTATTCTTCCTGAAATCGACTTAGATTACATTGACGAATCCTATGAAAAATTCGGATTTTCAGCTCAAAGTTCAAGTTTAAAATTAATGATTGCAAGAGCTATGGCTATTGTTGAAGGCAGATGCAAACCTGATGCAGTATTTATTGCAACTTGTTTCAGATGTGCTGAAGCGGCACTGGTCAGAAATGAAGTCAGACGTTTCATTCAAAATAATACCCGTATTCCAGTAGTTACATATTCATTTACTGAAAGGACAAAAGCTGATGAATTGTTCATCCGTATGGAAGCGTTGGCTACTACCGTTACTCGTAGAAGTATTCTTGCTCGTGAAAAACAAGAAGGACTTACTCTTGGTTTAGATTCAGGTTCAACAACTACCAAAGCTGTGCTTATGGAAAACAATCAGGTTATAGGAACCGGTTGGACATCCACTAAAGACATCATTGAGTCTGCAAAAACCGCAGCTGCAGAAGCATTCGGTCAAACCGATTACGGCTGGGATGACTTGGATGGAATTGGAACCACCGGTTACGGTAGATTCACCATGGGTCAGGAATTCGGAGCAGAACTCATTCAAGAAGAATTGTCCGTTAATGCAAAAGGTGCAGTATATCTTGCAGACTGTCAAAAAGGAGAAGCTACCGTATTAGATATCGGTGGTATGGATAACAAGGTAATTACTGTAAACAACGGTATTCCTGATAACTTTACTATGGGTGGTATCTGTGCAGGTGCATCTGGAAGATTCCTGGATATGACTTCCCGTAGATTGGATGTGGACATCACTGAATTAGGTCCTTTAGCGGTCCAGGGTGATTGGAGAAAAGCAATGTTGAACTCTTACTGTATTGTATTCGGTATTCAGGACCTCGTTACCACTCTTGCGGCTGGAGGTTCTAAAGCTGATGTTGCAGCAGCTGCATGTCACTCAGTATCTGAACAGGTTTATGAACAGCAACTTCAGGAAATTGATATTCGTGAACCTTTAATTCAGGTAGGTGGAACAAGTTTGATTTCAGGTCTTGTTGAAGCTGTAAGTGAAACTTTAGGTGGAATCGAAGTTATTGTTCCTGAATATTCACAACATATCGGTGCTGTTGGAGCAGCTCTTTTAGTATCTGGAATGGGACACAGACAAGATAACAAATAA